From the genome of Bicyclus anynana chromosome 20, ilBicAnyn1.1, whole genome shotgun sequence, one region includes:
- the LOC112046816 gene encoding uncharacterized protein LOC112046816, whose product MSRKMECGSGCGRVLTEKSLMICRLCKQTYHCECLNISLHQYLSLSKDDIASWTCPTCCNVTRRHRGDRDNTPVRSTVIPTSKELASCSLAESGTSHQDPDWRSFQQELQSMLNAWRQDMDCSLSKIRGDIHNALTDIKNEIHALRTEQDNMKIGLAGLTNDVTELKAAAQFQAEEHSDLKKKFRDLDAVKGDRSDAMNLVTTMECKIDSLEQHARQCNVEICNVPDKRNENLMGILETLCTQIKYTVQQRDIISIHRVPHANQQNNRPKNIIVKFTTRIIRDNVLSAFRKTRGLKSDQLGITGQPHNIYMNEHLTLKNKQLFRECRGEAKKHKYKYVWVKNATILVRRTDTSPAFVVRSSKDLSKFKNTGNTSDNMETGM is encoded by the coding sequence ATGTCGAGGAAAATGGAATGCGGTAGTGGTTGTGGTCGCGTACTAACAGAAAAATCACTTATGATCTGTCGACTTTGTAAACAAACTTATCACTGCGAGTGCCTCAATATCAGCCTACACCAGTATTTATCCCTTTCAAAAGACGACATAGCCTCTTGGACATGCCCTACCTGCTGTAATGTGACCCGTCGGCACAGGGGCGACCGGGATAACACGCCAGTTCGGAGCACAGTAATTCCTACATCTAAAGAGCTTGCGTCCTGTAGTCTAGCCGAAAGCGGTACCTCCCACCAAGACCCTGACTGGCGCAGTTTCCAGCAGGAGCTGCAGAGCATGCTAAATGCATGGCGCCAAGATATGGATTGCAGCCTTAGCAAAATTAGAGGTGATATCCATAATGCTTTAACAGATATAAAAAACGAGATTCATGCTCTTAGAACTGAGCAGGACAACATGAAGATAGGACTAGCAGGCTTAACTAATGACGTCACAGAGTTGAAGGCCGCCGCCCAGTTTCAAGCCGAAGAGCACAGCGACTTAAAAAAGAAATTCCGCGACCTGGATGCAGTTAAAGGTGACAGAAGCGATGCAATGAACCTCGTCACTACCATGGAATGCAAAATAGACAGCTTAGAACAGCACGCGAGGCAATGCAACGTCGAAATCTGTAATGTTCCTGACAAACGGAATGAAAACCTAATGGGCATCCTGGAGACACTTTGTACACAAATTAAATACACCGTACAGCAAAGAgatattatatctatacatCGCGTACCTCATGCGAACCAACAGAACAACAGGCCCAAGAATATCATCGTTAAGTTTACTACACGTATTATtcgtgacaacgtcttaagTGCATTTCGCAAAACTAGAGGATTGAAAAGTGATCAGTTGGGTATTACCGGTCAGCCACACAATATCTATATGAATGAACACCTaaccctaaaaaataaacaGCTTTTTCGTGAATGCCGAGGAGAAGCAAAAaagcataaatataaatatgtctgGGTCAAAAATGCAACAATACTCGTGCGACGCACTGACACCTCCCCGGCCTTTGTTGTCAGGTCTAGTAAAGATCtcagtaaatttaaaaacaccGGCAATACTAGCGATAATATGGAAACaggaatgtaa